Proteins found in one Oryza glaberrima chromosome 4, OglaRS2, whole genome shotgun sequence genomic segment:
- the LOC127771688 gene encoding wall-associated receptor kinase 5-like, with amino-acid sequence MKPFIHRAAALLCLAVATAVRLSSVTAMSCQRKCGDIEVPFPFGIDGDQPSCAKPGFELSCSNSTEKGVPTLLRKVKPLNRSVEVLGISLPKGQLRMRMRMSSHCYNTTTRVMDCVDNGWMDLTGSPFTFSDSTNKFTAFGCQVLAYLGAGEQRDIGSNLRIGCAASCGKGDDLVTIHGGRCSGIGCCQTAIPKGIKYYKAWFDDRFNMSSMYTWNRCAYAALVEESSFNFSMIYDSSSKFNSDTISSQPPFVVDWVMGNVSCKEARKNLGTYTCISNNSICLDSQNGPGYICNCRKGFQGNPYNKGLDSCQDINECDDPKKYPCYGKCINKLGGFDCFCPAGMRGNASVGPCRKDFPLGIGIAIGLGVGFGILLLSLSVVFIIRKQRSGIQRQLRKKYFQKNKGLLLEQLISSDERASDSTKIFSLEELKEATNNFDPTRVLGSGGHGMVYKGILSDQRVVAIKKPNIIREEEISQFINEVAILSQINHRHIVKLFGCCLETEVPLLVYDFVPNGSLNQIIHADKSNRRFSLSWDDCLRIAIEAAGALYYLHSAASVSVLHRDVKSSNILLDSNYTAKVSDFGASRLIPNDQTHVFTNIQGTFGYLDPEYYHTGHLNEKSDVYSFGVVLLELLLRKQPIFDDGTGTKKNLSIYFLSEIKGKPITEIVAPEVIEEAIEDEINIFASIAQACLRLRGEERPTMKQVEMSLQSIRNKVLSSGSTSSESNHEIETPLCESYVDLHQTMGVDINGIANLISSNCYSLEHEFMLSASFGR; translated from the exons ATGAAACCATTCATCCACAGAGCAGCTGCTTTGCTATGTCTCGCCGTAGCAACTGCGGTGCGTCTCTCCTCCGTCACAGCGATGTCCTGCCAGAGAAAATGCGGTGACATCGAAGTTCCTTTTCCATTCGGCATCGACGGTGATCAGCCTAGCTGTGCCAAGCCGGGCTTTGAGCTgagctgcagcaacagcacggAGAAAGGTGTACCGACCCTCCTCCGCAAAGTGAAACCCCTTAACCGGAGCGTGGAGGTGCTCGGCATCTCGCTGCCGAAAGGGCAGCTCCGGATGAGGATGCGTATGTCCTCTCACTGCTACAACACGACCACTCGTGTCATGGACTGCGTCGACAACGGGTGGATGGACTTGACGGGGAGTCCATTCACCTTCTCCGACAGCACGAACAAGTTCACGGCCTTTGGGTGCCAAGTTCTTGCATATCTTGGGGCAGGCGAACAGAGGGACATAGGAAGCAACCTAAGAATTGGCTGCGCGGCCAGTTGTGGCAAGGGTGATGATCTTGTCACCATCCATGGTGGTAGATGCTCTGGGATAGGCTGCTGCCAGACGGCTATCCCAAAGGGGATAAAGTATTATAAGGCATGGTTTGATGACCGCTTCAACATGTCTTCCATGTACACATGGAACCGTTGTGCCTATGCAGCGCTCGTGGAGGAGTCCAGCTTCAATTTCTCCATGATTTATGATTCATCATCGAAGTTCAACAGCGATACCATCTCTAGTCAGCCGCCATTTGTGGTTGACTGGGTTATGGGAAATGTATCATGCAAAGAAGCTCGTAAAAATCTAGGTACCTACACATGCATCAGCAACAACAGCATTTGTTTGGACTCACAGAATGGACCAGGTTACATTTGCAACTGCAGAAAGGGGTTCCAGGGTAACCCTTACAATAAAGGTCTTGACAGCTGCCAAG atattaatgagtGTGACGATCCTAAGAAGTACCCCTGCTATGGTAAATGCATTAACAAACTTGGAGGATTTGATTGTTTCTGCCCTGCGGGAATGAGAGGAAATGCATCTGTTGGACCATGCCGGAAAGATTTCCCACTAGGAATTG GTATTGCAATTGGTTTGGGTGTTGGTTTCGGAATTCTCCTACTTAGCTTGTCTGTGGTGTTTATTATCCGTAAACAGAGAAGCGGCATCCAAAGGCAACTAcggaaaaaatattttcagaaaaaCAAAGGCCTTCTACTAGAACAACTAATATCTTCTGACGAAAGAGCTAGCGATAGCACAAAAATTTTCTCCCTAGAAGAGCTTAAAGAGGCAACTAATAACTTTGACCCAACACGTGTTCTCGGTAGTGGAGGTCATGGTATGGTTTACAAAGGTATCTTATCTGATCAACGTGTGGTGGcgataaaaaaaccaaacatcATCAGGGAAGAGGAGATTAGCCAGTTTATCAATGAGGTTGCAATTCTCTCACAAATAAATCATCGCCATATTGTCAAACTCTTTGGATGCTGTCTTGAAACTGAAGTCCCTCTATTGGTGTATGATTTTGTACCTAATGGTTCACTAAATCAAATTATTCATGCTGATAAAAGTAACAGACGTTTCTCATTGTCCTGGGATGATTGTTTGCGAATTGCTATAGAAGCAGCAGGTGCTTTATATTACCTCCACTCTGCAGCATCGGTATCAGTTCTACATCGTGATGTGAAATCATCTAATATACTCTTGGATTCAAACTACACCGCTAAAGTTTCAGATTTTGGAGCTTCAAGATTGATTCCGAATGACCAAACCCATGTTTTCACAAATATACAAGGGACATTTGGATATTTAGATCCTGAGTACTACCATACTGGGCATCTCAATGAGAAAAGTGATGTGTATAGTTTTGGTGTAGTTCTTTTAGAGCTGCTTCTAAGAAAGCAACCTATTTTTGACGATGGCACTGGCACAAAGAAAAATCTAtcaatatattttctttctgaGATAAAAGGAAAGCCTATTACAGAGATAGTTGCCCCTGAAGTTATTGAGGAAGCAATAGAGGATGAGATTAATATTTTTGCCTCAATTGCACAGGCATGCTTGAGGCTCCGAGGTGAAGAAAGGCCAACAATGAAGCAAGTGGAGATGTCATTACAGTCTATAAGAAACAAAGTTTTGAGTTCAGGCAGCACTAGTTCCGAAAGCAACCATGAGATAGAAACACCCTTATGTGAAAGTTACGTAGATCTGCATCAAACTATGGGTGTTGATATCAATGGTATTGCTAATTTAATATCTTCAAATTGCTATAGCTTAGAGCATGAATTTATGTTATCCGCTAGCTTTGGAAGGTAA